The Tolypothrix sp. NIES-4075 genomic interval TGCGTAACTACTAAATATTTTCGGCATCATTGAAACTAAAGTGAGTTGCTTCATTTTGGGATAACGCCATCTTTGAATAAAAAACCAATTACAACAAGAATTAGTAAAATACCAGAGACAAAAAAAGCATATTGTTACCGATAATACCAATAATAAATTAGCCAAAATTAGCGGCTGGCTCTGTTGTCGGTGCGATAACGGCTATGAATTGAGCTATAATCTTTCCGTAGTCAAGACATTTTTTGTTTGCGCGATCGCTTTGCACTCATTTAAATTTCAACACTCATACACAATCTCCTGTAATTGACAACTAAGAACAACAGCCACAAGCGCGATCGCGTCTGTCTGGGCTTCTTGACTCGACTTGAATCATAGCTTGCTATGCCTCAAGCAATTCAAGTTTCTTCCCTATGCAAAACTTAATTTTGGTAAGGATCACAAGAAGCTCTAGTACTGATGCATCTAGCTTGATATTTACTCTAAGCCACCTATATGATGAAAGCAAATGTTATTTATTTTCCAAACAATAAATAAAAGTGATTAAGAGTCGATAATTAGTACATCTGGTTGAATAAATTTAGCCATTGCAGATACCCCCAAACCCTACTAGGAAATGAGTCTTTGTTTCTCTTTTCAACAAAAAATTGTGGGATCAACTTTTAACCGAAATGTAGAGACGCGATTAAGTCGCATCTCTACAAAATTTTTATCAAACACTAAGTTTTAGGGATGCATAAAATGGCGGGAATGACGCTTGACCAATTGCGAGTTTTTATAGCGGTTGCGGAAAATCTCCACTTTACCCGTGCTGCGGAAGCGCTTTACATTACTCAACCCGCTGTGAGTGCGGCAATTCAAAGCTTGGAGGAGGAATATGCAGTCAAACTTTTCCATCGAATTGGTCGTCACATCGAGATCACAGAGGCAGGGAAATTGCTACAAATGGAAGCACAGGCAATATTAGAGCAAGTTACTCTGACTGAAAGAAATTTACGGGAATTAAACGATCTGCAACGTGGTAAGTTGAATTTGGGAGCAAGTCTGACGATTGGTAATTATTGGTTGCCAGAAAAAATTAGCTCTTTTCAGCGCAGATATCCGGGGATCGCTGTCAACTGCACTCTAGCCAATGCAGAAACGATTTGTGCAGGAACAGCGACTGGTGTGTTTGATTTGGGTTTGGTGGAAGGAGAAGTGCAAGCATCGCTGAAAGCTTCTTTAGAGGAAGAAGTTGTTGCCAGCGATCGCTTGCTAATTGTGGTTGGTAAATCTCACCCTTGGTTTGAATTAGGAGAGGTTCGCTTGACAGAACTAACTCAAACTGGATGGGTAATGCGCGAGTCCGGTTCTGGTACACAGCAAAGATTTGACCAAGCTTTGCTAAATTGGGGGATCGATCCATTGCAATTAAATGTCATTTCGGTGTTGAACAGTGGTGAAATGGTCAAGGCTGTAGTTGAAAACGGTGTAGGTGCCACAGCAATTTCTGATTTGATGGTGCAAAAAGAACTGTGTCTGTCAACTTTGCGATCGCTTAAAATCATTGATAACAGAAATGGTTCTCTAACTCCTACAGAAATAACCCGCCCTTTTTTAAAGCTGAAACATCGTCAGCGTTTTCAAAGTCGGCTTTCTATCGCTTTTGAAGAAATGTTGACCCCTATAGAGACTTTAAAAGTTTGAATTTGTTAAGACTTACGCAAAAACTCTCTCAAACTCTCAACTTCTGTGTTCTCTGTGCCTAGTAAAGTTCGTTTTCTCATTATTCTGCGTAAGTCCTGTTTGTAACGAAAAACATGAGCCAAGCACTATCACGCACCATCTTACCAGCGGTGCGCTATAGCTAAAGCCGTAACACACCCTACTTAACTGTCAAAACTCACCTTGAACAGCACGGGCAATGCTGCAAGTGTGTGAGATGACGCGGCTGATGCCATTGACCATTTCTAGGTGGATAGCGCTCGAATCCAGACTGGATGCTGACCCAGAACGCAGACGATGCAGATGCCGTAGATGAAGTTCACGTTTGGTTTGATTGAGCGACGACCTACGCACTAGAACTTCATCAGCAATCATCGGATCTTGGGACGCCAACCCTGCCAGCGCTTTCTGTAACAGCGACATTGTTTCACCATGATAAGTAGCTACGTCATTCCACTCTTCTAGAGTAAAGGCAATTTGTTTGCGGCGTTGTCGGCGGGCTAGTCGCATCAATTGCTTGTCAATAATGTCGCCAATTGCCTCTAGGTCAGTGCTGATGTAGAGCAATGCAATCTCCCTTTTCGCCTGTTCTGGAGTCATTAAATCTTCACTGAGCCGCATCAGGTAGCGCTTAATTGCTGCTTCTATGTCATCGAGTTGGTCATCAAGCGCGGCAATGTGCTTGGGTATGTCTTTGCCACTGTCTTCAAAAGCGTGGATGCTCAACTGCAACATCTCCACAGCCACATCAGCCATCCGGAGGATTTCACGCATCGCCTGTCCGAGTGCTACCGCAGGCATGGGTAGGGCATCCGAGTCGAGGTAGCGCGATCCGGACTTCTCAACCGTAGTCGGTTCTGGTAGCAGCCTAGTCGCTAGCTGTGCTAACTGATTGACCAGTGGAGCGAAGAGGATTGCAAGGAAGAGGTTAAACCCCAGGTGGAAGAGCGAAACTTGGGCAGCTGGAGTAAGTGGTACGCTATGCAGTAGCGCTGTCAACTCTTTGAGGGCAATCAGCGCTACTACAGCCCCGAATACCCTAGTACCTACATAAATGAACGCCAGCCTACGTCCAGTAATACTGCCTCGATTCAGGGCGGTCAACAAGGGCGCGATTGTCGTCCCGACATTGGCACCTAACGTAACCGCCAGTGCTGCATTAAGCGGCAATGCCCCACCAGATGCCAGCACCAACACCAGCCCAATTGTCGCCGTACTAGAGACAAAGGCGATCGCTAGCAATGTGCCTGTCAGTACTAACACCAAGGGTGAACTAGAAAGTGCCTGAAGGATAACTTTGGTAATCGGACTGGCGGCGATGGGAGTACTACTTGCATCGATCATCGCCAGCCCTACCAACACTAGTCCAAAGCTGAAAATCCCCCTACCAATATGACGCAGGGTCGTGCGGCTAGTAAATAAAGCTACTGCCGCGCCTAATCCCAACATTTCTAGGGCGTGGTCTGTGATATGAAACGCTAACAGTTGCACTACCAATGTGGAGCCAACCGCCGCTCCCAGTAACATTACAACTGCCGCTGCTAGCGGCACTAACTGGGCACTCACCAATCCCACTAGTACAGAGGCAGTAGCAGTGGAACTTTGCGTCAGCACAGTTGCTACAACTCCCGCCATAAATGCTGCTCCCGGACGTTGGGAAAGCGTCATCATCACAAGCCGCAGCCGTGCGCCCAAAGCGCGTTGCATAGCATCGGTGACTAGCCGCACACCATACAAAAGTAGCATCACACCACCAAAAAGTAGCAGCAAAACAATAGTGGGATCGTCAGTGTTGACCATAAGCTCTTTAATCTACGGTAAATAGAAAGGTTTACTGTAGATTAAGTTTAGTTTAAAATTAGGTTAAATATAACAATAAATAATTCCGTATACTCAAATTTTCTGGCAACAACCTTACTTCTAAACTAAAAAAGGCAACCGATGTATTTTATTCTTCTGTTCCTACCGAGGTTGAAAAAATATGTGGAATCCAAAACAAGCCAGAATAATATGAGCGTTAAAAACTCAACTGTCCTTAAAGATTAGACCTCAAGACTCATTCTATAAATGCATGTTCTTCTTATCCCTTTTCCCTTTCCCCTTTTCCCTTTCCCCTAACTTCTGCTAGAAGTCTATTGTTTCCGCTACGCGAAAAAACATTGCTTTTTACAGGTTTCGTTACACCAAGCCTTGCGGCTATGGTGCGGGGTTTACGGCAAAAAAGCTAAGTCTAATTTTGGAATTTTGAATTGAAGCGAGGGTCATGGCAATTCTACAACTAGAAGATAAGACAGTCCTTACGAATCTGAAGGATATTGCCCAAGAACTGGCATCCTTGAATATTCAACTTAATCGGTGGGAGATAGGAGATAATCCGCAGTTGCGTCGTTTGCTGGCACAAGATAGCCTCAACGAAAATGAAAAAGAACAAATACTAAAAGCCCTGGATGGGTATTTTGAGCAACTTCAACAAACAGCAGGCTATCAATCTCGCGATTTAATTGTTTTCCATCCAGGGGTTGCTAATCTTGATGCGCTGCTGGGAAAGTTTGACCAAATCCACATTCATGCAGATGACGAAGTGCGCTTCATCATTGATGGAGAAGCGATTTTTGGTTTTGTGCGTCCAGATGGCAGCCAAGTAGAACTCACAGTTCAGCCAGAAGAATATATTAACGTGCCAGCAGGAACTGAACACTGGTTTTATCTTACACCAGCACGGCGAGTTAAAGCGGTGCGCTATTTCATTGGGACTGAAGGATGGGTTCCTCAGTACACTGATAAAAAGATTCGCACTCGACAAGCTGTTATCTAGCAATTTAAATTTAAAATTGTGAAAAGAATAGTTTTTTGCGATTTTGATGGCACTATTACGACTGAGGAAACGTTTGTTGCGGTTCTAAAACATTTTGCACCGAAGCTTTCTGCTCAGTTGATTCCGCAAATGTACGCACGAAAGTTGACTTTGCGAGAGGGAGTCCGGCAAATACTCGAATCAATTCCATCTTCAAGCTATGGGGAAATTTTGGAATTTACTCGACCTCAGGCGATACGTCCGGGATTTATAGAACTGCTAGATTTTCTAGAAGCGGAAAAAGTGCCTTTGGTGGTGGTTTCTGGGGGACTGCGGGGAATGGTGGAAGTTGTTTTAGGTGGATTGGTGCAACGAGTTCATGCACTTTATGCTGTGGATGTGGATACAAGTGGTGAGTATTTAGTGGTACGCAGTGACTACGAGGGAGATACAGAACTAATTGCGAAAGTGCAGGTGATGCAAGAATATCCGGCTGATGAGAAGATAGCGATCGGGGATTCGGTTACCGACTTAAATATGGCAATTGAGGCTTCTGTGGTATTTGCACAGCTTCGCTTAGGACAATATCTTGATGAATCCCAAAAACCTTATATTCCCTGGAATGACTTCTTTGAGGTGCGTGAACAATTAGCCAGATTATGGGAGCGATCACATGATTGAATATCAATCACTACCTACCCCCGATCAAGATTTAGATCCTCGTAACGAGCTAATCGCTACAGCCCGTAACTTTTACCATCAAGGTTGGATGATGGGAACTGCGGGAAATCTATCCATTCGCTTACCTGATAATAGTTTCTGGATTACCGCTAGCGGTCGCTCTAAAGGCAAATTATGCCAGAGTGATTTCGTTCGCATTTATCCAGATGGCAAAGTAGCGCAATCATCACCTGATTTGAAGCCTTCGGCGGAAACAGCCATTCATCAAACTGTTTATGCTCTATTTCCGGAAGCACAAGCTTGTTATCATATCCACTCAATTGAGGCAAATTTAGTTTCTCGCTTTGTGCAGGGAGATACCCTAATCTTGCCACCCTTGGAGATGTTAAAAGGGCTAGGAGTGCGGGAAGAAAATCCTCGTTGTTTTATTCCCATATTCGCTAACCATTTACAAGTTTCCCAAATTGCGGCTGAGATAAAAGAACGCTTCAGTGTTACTTTACCGCAGGTGTCAGCCTTGCTCATCCGCGACCACGGTGTTACAGTCTGGGCATCTTCCCCGGAGACAGCTCGTAACTACATAGAGTTGGTGGAATATATCTTTCGCTATATGCTTCGATCTCGTGAAGTGGGCATTGGGGAGATAGGGACAATTGACTAATGACTATTAA includes:
- a CDS encoding HAD-IB family phosphatase, yielding MKRIVFCDFDGTITTEETFVAVLKHFAPKLSAQLIPQMYARKLTLREGVRQILESIPSSSYGEILEFTRPQAIRPGFIELLDFLEAEKVPLVVVSGGLRGMVEVVLGGLVQRVHALYAVDVDTSGEYLVVRSDYEGDTELIAKVQVMQEYPADEKIAIGDSVTDLNMAIEASVVFAQLRLGQYLDESQKPYIPWNDFFEVREQLARLWERSHD
- a CDS encoding 1,2-dihydroxy-3-keto-5-methylthiopentene dioxygenase — encoded protein: MAILQLEDKTVLTNLKDIAQELASLNIQLNRWEIGDNPQLRRLLAQDSLNENEKEQILKALDGYFEQLQQTAGYQSRDLIVFHPGVANLDALLGKFDQIHIHADDEVRFIIDGEAIFGFVRPDGSQVELTVQPEEYINVPAGTEHWFYLTPARRVKAVRYFIGTEGWVPQYTDKKIRTRQAVI
- a CDS encoding Na/Pi cotransporter family protein, with protein sequence MVNTDDPTIVLLLLFGGVMLLLYGVRLVTDAMQRALGARLRLVMMTLSQRPGAAFMAGVVATVLTQSSTATASVLVGLVSAQLVPLAAAVVMLLGAAVGSTLVVQLLAFHITDHALEMLGLGAAVALFTSRTTLRHIGRGIFSFGLVLVGLAMIDASSTPIAASPITKVILQALSSSPLVLVLTGTLLAIAFVSSTATIGLVLVLASGGALPLNAALAVTLGANVGTTIAPLLTALNRGSITGRRLAFIYVGTRVFGAVVALIALKELTALLHSVPLTPAAQVSLFHLGFNLFLAILFAPLVNQLAQLATRLLPEPTTVEKSGSRYLDSDALPMPAVALGQAMREILRMADVAVEMLQLSIHAFEDSGKDIPKHIAALDDQLDDIEAAIKRYLMRLSEDLMTPEQAKREIALLYISTDLEAIGDIIDKQLMRLARRQRRKQIAFTLEEWNDVATYHGETMSLLQKALAGLASQDPMIADEVLVRRSSLNQTKRELHLRHLHRLRSGSASSLDSSAIHLEMVNGISRVISHTCSIARAVQGEF
- a CDS encoding LysR substrate-binding domain-containing protein, which produces MTLDQLRVFIAVAENLHFTRAAEALYITQPAVSAAIQSLEEEYAVKLFHRIGRHIEITEAGKLLQMEAQAILEQVTLTERNLRELNDLQRGKLNLGASLTIGNYWLPEKISSFQRRYPGIAVNCTLANAETICAGTATGVFDLGLVEGEVQASLKASLEEEVVASDRLLIVVGKSHPWFELGEVRLTELTQTGWVMRESGSGTQQRFDQALLNWGIDPLQLNVISVLNSGEMVKAVVENGVGATAISDLMVQKELCLSTLRSLKIIDNRNGSLTPTEITRPFLKLKHRQRFQSRLSIAFEEMLTPIETLKV
- the mtnB gene encoding methylthioribulose 1-phosphate dehydratase, with protein sequence MIEYQSLPTPDQDLDPRNELIATARNFYHQGWMMGTAGNLSIRLPDNSFWITASGRSKGKLCQSDFVRIYPDGKVAQSSPDLKPSAETAIHQTVYALFPEAQACYHIHSIEANLVSRFVQGDTLILPPLEMLKGLGVREENPRCFIPIFANHLQVSQIAAEIKERFSVTLPQVSALLIRDHGVTVWASSPETARNYIELVEYIFRYMLRSREVGIGEIGTID